In the genome of Xyrauchen texanus isolate HMW12.3.18 chromosome 33, RBS_HiC_50CHRs, whole genome shotgun sequence, one region contains:
- the LOC127626826 gene encoding ras-related protein Rab-40B yields the protein MGHRADVKMNHRSSPAKAYDFLLKFLLVGDSDVGKGEILASLQDGSSESPYGYNMGIDYKTTTILLDGRRVKLQLWDTSGQGRFCTIFRSYSRGAQGVILVYDITNRWSFDGIDRWIKEIDEHAPGVPKILVGNRLHLAYKRQVTTEHAQAFAERLGITFFEVSPLCNFNITESFTELARIVLMRHGMERLWRPNKVLSLQDLCCRSIVSCTPVHLVDKLPLPVALKSHLKSFSMANGLNARMMHGRSYSVITSSAKKRNGTKKTKVIYLPLSPSQNCARTSCKIS from the exons ATGGGTCATCGGGCtgatgtgaagatgaaccacaGAAGCAGCCCAGCAAAAGCTTATGATTTCCTTCTGAAGTTCCTGCTGGTTGGAGACAGTGATGTGGGGAAAGGGGAAATACTGGCCAGTCTACAGGATGGATCTAGTGAGTCGCCCTATGGATACAATATGG GAATCGATTACAAGACAACAACCATATTGCTCGATGGACGCAGGGTCAAGCTCCAGCTTTG GGACACCTCAGGACAAGGCAGATTCTGCACCATTTTCCGCTCATATTCCAGAGGGGCACAG GGTGTTATCCTGGTATATGACATCACAAACCGGTGGTCGTTTGATGGTATCGATAGATGGATTAAAGAGATTGATGAG CATGCACCGGGTGTCCCAAAAATCCTGGTGGGGAACAGGCTTCACCTGGCCTATAAGCGTCAGGTGACCACCGAGCATGCCCAGGCATTTGCAGAGCGACTGGGCATTACGTTCTTTGAGGTCAGCCCTCTCTGTAACTTCAACATTACTGAGTCCTTCACTGAGCTGGCACGGATTGTGCTCATGAGGCATGGTATGGAGCGGCTTTGGAGACCCAATAAAG TATTGAGTCTGCAGGACCTGTGCTGTCGTTCAATCGTGTCCTGTACTCCAGTGCACCTTGTGGACAAACTTCCCCTGCCTGTTGCCTTAAAGAGCCATCtgaagtccttctccatggcaaATGGCCTCAACGCCAGGATGATGCATGGCCGTTCCTACTCAGTCATAACCAGCAGTGCTAAAAAAAGGAACGGAACCAAAAAAACCAAAGTCATCTATCTGCCACTGAGCCCCTCCCAGAACTGTGCACGGACAAGCTGCAAGATTTCATAG